A section of the Fusobacterium varium genome encodes:
- a CDS encoding ParA family protein, with the protein MNKVILVQSKKGGIGKSWSALQLAHGLAKITGENVLILTTDRQNDILSFSGYSEPLRRGLEYWIEHLEGDFAELRENLYYIPLNATIISEDLKNKFEVFMEALQNRFKYIVIDGTPVIELNMLISSAATDIVIPTFLDKVTAVGMMEMLKRFELNKIKAVIPNRAAARSKLEKEYYSKLKEALEPTQIVLTCPINQSNFISNLIEKGKTIWDTSSSKVTSVKEQFEKVIEVIK; encoded by the coding sequence ATGAATAAAGTAATATTAGTTCAATCAAAAAAAGGTGGAATAGGAAAGTCTTGGTCAGCTCTCCAGCTAGCACACGGATTAGCTAAAATAACAGGAGAAAATGTACTTATCCTAACAACTGATAGACAAAACGATATATTGAGTTTTTCAGGCTATTCAGAGCCTCTTAGACGTGGTTTAGAATATTGGATTGAGCATTTAGAAGGTGACTTTGCTGAACTAAGAGAAAATTTATATTACATTCCTTTAAATGCAACTATAATTTCTGAAGATCTTAAAAATAAATTTGAAGTTTTCATGGAAGCTTTACAAAATAGATTCAAATATATTGTGATTGATGGAACTCCAGTTATTGAATTAAATATGTTAATTTCTTCTGCTGCTACTGATATAGTTATTCCTACATTTTTAGATAAAGTTACTGCTGTTGGAATGATGGAAATGCTAAAAAGATTTGAATTAAATAAAATAAAAGCTGTTATTCCAAATCGTGCTGCTGCAAGAAGTAAGCTTGAAAAGGAATATTATAGTAAATTAAAAGAAGCTCTTGAGCCTACTCAAATCGTTCTTACTTGTCCAATCAATCAAAGTAACTTCATAAGTAATTTAATTGAAAAAGGTAAAACTATTTGGGATACTTCCTCTTCTAAAGTTACCTCTGTAAAAGAGCAGTTTGAAAAGGTTATTGAGGTGATTAAGTGA
- a CDS encoding recombinase family protein, which translates to MDKVAIYCRESTERQDISTLISMCEKAAHDLGFDTYKIYKDIKSGYSKDREEYSQLKNDIQAGEINVLILYESSRLTRDEIEHHLFFALLRIKEVRLYTLNHGWIDLNNEDDTFMSSLLNLLDAREGRKGAKRTKDRMEEIARNGRWTGGPAPFGYRLVNKELVVDPAEAEIVKQIFQLFLEGKKRQTLSTLFGFEGKRVRRMLINPVYVGKLKFHQIEYKNKKRITHKEWEVLDGIHEAIVDETTFKLVQDKLKLEKREVKRDTYIFKDLLKCVCGAKLYRYTSVYTYNGQHKESLVYKCNSKDTYHRFNSILESELLEQVLETLEEVILSLNVNDINAESDNSLIEQLNYYKKEATALPGKEKVLARQLMNNLLTEETFKELMLEFKEQKEFFKNKIDSYSKLIKSKEAKKNNQEILKKYFNKIKKEKDPEKLNIFFKMIIDSIEFVNDYRFYIHLKF; encoded by the coding sequence ATGGATAAGGTTGCTATATATTGTCGTGAAAGTACAGAGCGTCAAGATATTTCAACATTGATTTCCATGTGTGAGAAAGCTGCTCATGATCTTGGGTTTGACACTTATAAAATCTATAAAGATATAAAAAGTGGGTACTCTAAAGATCGTGAGGAGTACTCACAATTAAAAAATGATATTCAAGCTGGAGAGATTAATGTTTTAATTCTTTATGAAAGTTCTAGACTTACAAGAGATGAGATAGAACATCATCTATTCTTTGCACTTCTTAGAATTAAAGAAGTGAGATTATACACTCTTAACCACGGCTGGATCGATCTCAACAATGAAGATGATACTTTCATGTCTAGCCTTCTTAATCTCCTTGATGCACGTGAAGGTAGAAAGGGAGCTAAAAGAACTAAGGATAGAATGGAAGAGATAGCTAGAAATGGAAGATGGACTGGTGGTCCTGCTCCATTCGGTTATCGTTTAGTTAATAAAGAACTTGTTGTTGATCCTGCTGAAGCTGAAATAGTTAAACAAATATTTCAGCTTTTTTTGGAAGGGAAAAAGAGACAGACATTATCTACCCTCTTTGGATTTGAAGGAAAAAGAGTTAGAAGGATGCTTATTAATCCAGTTTATGTTGGAAAGTTAAAATTTCATCAAATAGAATATAAAAATAAAAAAAGGATCACTCATAAAGAATGGGAAGTTCTTGATGGGATCCATGAGGCTATTGTTGATGAAACTACTTTTAAATTAGTTCAAGATAAATTAAAATTAGAAAAAAGAGAAGTAAAAAGAGATACTTATATCTTTAAAGATCTTTTAAAATGTGTCTGTGGGGCTAAATTGTATAGATATACAAGTGTATATACATACAATGGACAACATAAAGAATCTCTAGTATATAAATGTAATTCAAAAGATACTTATCATAGATTCAATAGCATTTTAGAATCAGAGCTGTTGGAGCAAGTGTTAGAAACCTTAGAAGAAGTTATTTTATCTTTAAATGTAAATGATATAAATGCTGAAAGTGATAATAGCTTAATTGAACAATTAAATTATTATAAAAAAGAAGCTACAGCTCTTCCTGGAAAAGAAAAAGTATTAGCTAGGCAGTTAATGAACAATTTATTAACTGAAGAAACTTTCAAAGAACTTATGCTTGAGTTTAAAGAGCAAAAAGAATTTTTTAAAAATAAAATTGACTCTTATTCTAAATTGATAAAATCTAAAGAAGCTAAAAAGAATAATCAAGAAATATTAAAAAAATATTTCAATAAAATAAAAAAAGAGAAAGATCCTGAAA